In Mytilus edulis chromosome 4, xbMytEdul2.2, whole genome shotgun sequence, the following proteins share a genomic window:
- the LOC139520315 gene encoding uncharacterized protein, with protein sequence MASSSTVICGVCESQHMTSNADVWCPECDEGLCSGCLKHHNASKATRNHGVIPVDNYKQLPPLIADISQYCSQHDRKFKNYCPQHESVCCPLCIHSNHANCVGILSLEKVIQTAKTSVLLESFDQNVKNIKMNIERVVKDRKQNLLEIQNQKQKFHDEIKQVRYKINEHLDTLEQRLLQDLYAAEKKVKSQLEELLAKLAENTEKVNSMENNLSAIKDYASDLQTFLGSKMIETEIQKYETFLQSLFDDGSLRKIDINCKIDDKITDVLSTAISLGSISIESSTPLVVLKTGKEIQAQTRSWQHVPISSINDMTMALKSKFQFDYITGCCFSFTGDTFLVQYDYQRLLILKEDGTFKNEIPLSMSLPVDITCIDDKTVAVSFPNSKQIQIIKVSTKTVERTIKTAGDCYGLCHSDDHLLYCDTGRGIQKVNMSDNCSSTLVKDHTLSAWSYVATSKDKICYTNSSKHTVTCCSLTGEKMWEYKDQLVSYPRGIDVDKNLNIYIASCGNNSVVVVSPDGKQARKLLEKDDGFDKLFGLAFDVEKENLLVVNYVEPALYRLS encoded by the coding sequence ATGGCATCATCCAGCACAGTTATTTGTGGTGTTTGTGAGTCTCAACACATGACATCGAATGCCGACGTCTGGTGTCCTGAGTGTGACGAAGGACTTTGTTCCGGATGTCTGAAGCATCACAATGCATCAAAGGCCACTCGTAACCATGGCGTTATACCTGTCGACAACTATAAACAATTACCACCGTTGATAGCCGATATATCACAATACTGTTCCCAGCATGACAGAAAATTCAAGAATTATTGTCCACAACATGAAAGTGTCTGTTGTCCACTGTGTATTCACTCCAACCATGCTAACTGTGTTGGGATATTATCGCTGGAGAAAGTCATACAAACAGCTAAGACTTCCGTCTTATTGGAAAGTTTTGATCAGAatgtgaaaaatatcaaaatgaatatCGAGCGAGTCGTTAAAGAtagaaaacaaaatcttcttgaaATCCAGAACCAAAAGCAGAAATTTCATGATGAAATAAAGCAGGTccgatataaaataaatgaacaccTAGACACTCTAGAGCAACGACTACTTCAGGATCTATATGCTGCCGAAAAGAAAGTTAAATCACAACTTGAGGAATTACTAGCAAAACTCGCTGAAAATACGGAAAAAGTTAATTCAATGGAAAATAATCTTTCAGCCATCAAAGATTATGCTTCAGACCTTCAAACATTTCTAGGgagtaaaatgattgaaacagaaattcaaaaatatgaaacatttctGCAGTCTTTATTCGACGATGGAAGTTTGCGGAAGATAGACATCAACTGTAAAATTGATGACAAGATAACCGACGTATTGTCAACTGCTATTTCACTAGGTTCAATATCAATCGAATCAAGCACTCCATTGGTGGTTCTGAAGACAGGAAAAGAAATACAAGCACAGACAAGGTCTTGGCAGCACGTACCAATTTCATCTATCAATGATATGACAATGGCattaaaaagtaaatttcaaTTCGATTATATCACTGGATGTTGTTTTTCATTTACAGGAGACACCTTTTTAGTACAGTACGACTACCAGCGTCTGTTGATTTTAAAGGAAGATGGAACCTTTAAGAACGAAATACCTCTATCAATGTCACTCCCAGTAGACATTACCTGTATTGATGACAAAACAGTCGCCGTTTCTTTTCCTAATTCTAAGCAAATTCAAATCATAAAAGTTTCAACTAAAACAGTTGAACGCACAATAAAAACGGCCGGTGATTGTTACGGTTTATGTCACTCAGATGACCATTTGTTATACTGTGATACTGGCAGAGGTATTCAGAAAGTAAATATGTCAGACAATTGTTCTTCTACTTTAGTTAAAGACCACACCTTATCCGCCTGGAGTTATGTAGCAACATCTAAAGACAAGATATGTTATACCAATAGCTCCAAGCATACAGTAACATGCTGCTCGTTGACTGGAGAGAAGATGTGGGAATACAAAGATCAATTAGTTAGTTATCCACGAGGGATAGATGTAGATAAAAACTTGAATATTTATATTGCATCGTGTGGTAACAATAGTGTAGTTGTAGTATCGCCAGATGGTAAACAAGCAAGAAAACTGCTTGAGAAAGATGACGGATTTGATAAGCTTTTTGGACTCGCGTTTGATGTCGAGAAAGAAAATTTATTAGTTGTGAATTATGTGGAACCTGCGTTATACAGACTAAGTTGA